Genomic window (Alnus glutinosa chromosome 9, dhAlnGlut1.1, whole genome shotgun sequence):
GGTAGCCGAACGGTAGAGAGGGAGTTGGCTGCACAATTTGAGAAGCTTGAAGATGATCCAGACATTTCCAAGAACAATCAAAGCCTTGAGAGGCTCGATAATGGGGCAGAAGCCAAGGAATTGGAGGAAAACATTTTAGGTGAAAAAAGTGGAGAAGGGCCAATTCGAAACTTTGACTTGAACCTGGACTTGAATGATGATGGGGACTCAGCAGCCCTTGCTGCTGCCCCTGCTAGTTCATCTGCAGAGCCCATTCCAGAAACGAAGCACGAGGAATACCCTGGCTGGTCTGTATCTGACATGGAAAATATGGCAATTGATCCCATTCAACTTGCCAACTTAGGTAGAAGGATagatgaggaggaggaagatTATGATGAAGAAGGTTGAATTGCATGTGTTGCTGGTGTTTGTGGTTACTTACCTCACATAGGTTTGTAGTTCTTCTTTTAAGATATACAAGTAGATGTTAGGTTGAGCTTGTTGTGATAGAAAGATAGGAATTAGGGCTAGAAAGATGAACAAAACTGCAAACACCATCCTAGGAAAGGCTGACAGTGTAgttcttttggttttctttagacatttgtatCATATGCTTCTTTAATGCTTACTGATAgtttcaaacttattttctttactgcTTACTTACCTCACATAGGTTCATAGTTCTTTTAAGATTATACATGTAGATGTTAGGTTGAGCTTCTTGTGATAGATGGTTAGAAAATAGGGATAGAAAGATGAACAGAACTGCAAACACCCAATgaggaggaaaaaagaaaaggaaaaagtcaTTTCACACTTCTTATTGTTTCTCTTGTGAGCAGAATTTGATGGTTAGATGGTGATTTTCGATGCTAGACTGATGAACAACTTTCAGCTTGGGGAGAATAACGTAATATTATGATCCAAGTAAATGAtgaaatatatgaaataaaGAGAATTTGTTTGCACCAGGATTAACAGACATTCAAGAATTAACGCAGGGAAAATTGTTAAGGATGATTCTAAACGGGGAAAATCCTGGATTCCAAAGAATGGTAGAGGGGTTTCAACTTTCAACAGTTTTCTCGGATTGAAGATAATAAGCTATGCATAAATTCAGAAGATAGATCTAACTTACCCGAACAGAATCCTCTgttttatgcaattatttgcGTTGTTATTAACGCAACACTTGTAAACTGCCTTTTTGAGAGAGAGCCTTTAGGCGAGTAATTCTAGATGTCGTACccttgtttcttttgtataagtATTCTTCTAATAacgatgtaacttttaaaatcatcattgactTGTGAtttatcattattgaattttgatcaaatgataattttaaaagttacatcattaTTAAAGGAACATATGagtatgacgtttagaattactctagTTATAGGCAATCATATGAAGACTAGTAAATGTTCTAGCACAGACATGaaagttgtttgatttttttcccATAAATCACTCTATttgccatttttcttttttacaagtaattgaaaatatcattaaaagcgtaaggagCCTCTATGTAGACcaggagtatacaaaaggaatatatatatatatataaaataaaataatataataaaaaaaacccatccAAAACCACCCGCAAACATCCAAAAGAACGGAACTATAACAAAGCACCCACAAACAGACACCCGCAAGAGACCCAACGCTGCATCACAGCCAAAACCACTCTCCTGCCTTTGCCCCACCTACAAAAGTCGCCTCTACCATCAAAATCACTCTATTTAATTTGGCaactataaataaatttattccaaaataaATCCATCACCAATGCCAAATAATACCTTTTCATTTGTTGCTTTAGGGCATTGATAAGGAATCCCCTATTTATGTAAGGACAGAGTTTTCTTTCAACTCagtctataaaattgtcatataCTCTTGAATGTGAGAAACATAATGTTTTTAATCTAAAAGaaatagacatttttttttaatcgcaTTAAAagagttggaggaatttttatttaaaaaacacgTGCTTCTCAcgtactattaaaaaataatgtgtttCCTTGTAATGCTAAATGACACATTGCAATATTATAGGCCGGGTTAAAAAAGTTCTTCCAATCCAATTTGAAGGATAACTTTGTCCTTTATGTAATAGCCTACCATTTCACAACTTTCTTGATTAAAATGATATATTCCACATCATAATATGTCCTTATACTCCCTAACAAAATGGTATTTCTAAATGAAAACATAACCATATTATTGAAACGAGATTAAGTTTACTTGTTCAATCTCATCTTGATAAAACACATTGGGTTGATGCATTCTATACTGCtatctatttattttaatcATGTCTTCCCACCCCTGTGTTACAAAATGCTTCTCTATATACCAAACTCTTTCACATTGCACATGATTATGCATTTTTGAAGGTGTTTGACTGTGCTTGGTACCCTTTACTTCATATAAAACTTACATATCGCAgcaataaatgtatttttattggATATAGTGCTAATCATCGTGGTTACAGGTTCTTAGATCCTTCCTCCAATTGAGTGTACATTTCCAAAATATTGTTTTTGATGAAGTTTATTTTCTAGCAAAAGATATTAATTCATCTTCCAAGCCTACAGAGGTAATTTCTAATGCTGCATGTACCATTCTTCCTGCACCTAATTTTTCATGTTCTAGTTCTTCTACCACTGCACAAAGCACACAACATCTGGTATGTCTAGCAGCTCCACATGTTGTTTCCACAGATTTAGTTTTTGATTCATTGTCGGCCTCTTTATCGGCTGTTAGTGCCCTTGACAATCCACCTGTTACTTCAATTTCAAGATAATATTTCTGGTGCACCAACACAACAACTGGATTTAGCTCCAGCAGCTCCAATACAGCATCCTTGGTCACTTGATCCAAATTTGGAATCACTTGCTCCAAAGATTTCTCTGATTTTTAGTTATTCTACTCCACCAAACATCCTATTAAAGCCTTCCACTCATCATCTTTACCTGTTGAGCTTACTTCCTACACTCAAGCAGTCAAGGATCTGAAATTGATACATTACTATGAAGGCTGAATTTGAGGCTCCTTTGTCTAATGGCACTTGGAAACTCCATCCTCGTCCTTCTCACAAAAATCTTATGGTACCATTGAAAGATACAAAGCCCGATTAGTTGCCAAGGGGTTTGATCAAGAGAATGAGGTTGGCTACTTTGAGACTTTTAGTCCAGTCATTAAACATGTTactttttggttagttttggctCTAGCTCTTTAGTTTAATTGGCCCATTAGGCAATTAGATGTTTctaatgcttttcttttttttccatgGATCTTGGGATGAGGAGGTGTTTATAGAGCAGCCAAAAGGATTTGTTAATTATGCTTTTCAAGATTATGTCTGCACGCTTCACAAGACCATCTATGGCCTTAAACAAGCTCCTCGAGCTTGGTTCAGTCGGTTTTCTAGTTCCATACTTGATTTTGGATTTATCGAGTCCAAAGTAGATCACTCCTTGTTTATGTTTCACAAAGATTCCGTAatccttttcttcttatttatgttaataatattttgaatattgGTACTCATGAGTCTCTTTTTCTTCAACTCATTGCCACTTTGAAGACTGATAAGGATCGATCTTCTTCATCGTTCTCGGATGCTAGGTGCTAGGTGCCAAACCTTCTTCCACACCTACTGCCTCTAATTTCAAATTGTCCAAAACTGATGGGGATCCTCTTCAGAATTCTACTGAGTATGGGTCTTTTGTGGGGGCATTACAGTATTGCACTTTGACTAGACCATAGATTGCTTTTGTTGTTAATCAAAAGTGGCAAAGAAAGTCCATTAACTCCACGTTTGATTGCTGCAAAGAAAGTTCTACGATACCTCAAGGGCACTCTTGATTATGGCCTCTATTTCATTAAAGGTGGTGGCCTTACATTtgagtaaataaaataattttggctTCAATTTTCAAGCATTTAGGAGGGGATTCGTGTAGAAAGATGATTGGTAGAAATCCTCTATAAATAAGATGCGTTTCCAGTTGTTTTGAagcaaagaaagagaaaaaaactgaaagagagaaaaaaactgAGGGAGGGAACTCACCTTCTCCAtagttttctttattattttggattCTTGATTGAATGAAGTTTGAACTCTTCGAGTTCATTTGATTTCTGCCTAACTagatgaagaaaataaagaaaacaatctTTCTGTGAAGTGTAAGAATATAGGACACTGTGGGGAGAAGTTTTGTAGAGAAGAGGTAAAGAAGAGAGTTGAATAGTGTCGGGGAAAggtgttgaaaaaaaaaaaaaaacctgtacCTGTGCGAGAAATGGAAGAAGGAGAAGTTTTGCCGTGAGAAAAGAAATCTTAAGTGCAGAAATAGAAGTAGGCAATCATAGATCAAATCCAAACAAAATCACTAATGAAATAGATTATCTTCTTAAATGAAGGTGCACACCAAATTGGTAGACATTTCCAAAGGTAGTACAACAAGATATCGCACCAAGCATGAATTTTTTTACTCGATCTCCATTGTGTTACCTTGAGAACACAATGGAGTTTTTCATTTAACTGACTTCAAGGAGACGGCTTATTATCTAAATGTGAAGGCAACTCataacatttaattaaatgtctTCACTCTGGCAAGATCAATGATGTGCTAAGCAACACTAATGCTTAAGCAAGACTTTTGGGGACATCTTTAATTGGTGTAGAAGCTGCCTCACCTCCAAGCACAAAAATCCAATTATCTTTGGCCATATAAGAGAGTCGTGTAAGCGTGTGTAATTGCTTGCAATGAATTTGTTTAACAGCATGTTGAGAGTttacaaaggaaaagaaatattgaattaaaaggGAATGGATGAGAAAAGCAAAATTGAATTACTTACTGTATTTATGCATCAATAAGTTGTTATATTCAACAGAAATACTGGTCACAAGGAAAGGCGAATCCACCAGATCCTGAAGGCTAAGAATCTGATTCGGATAAGATttatttacatttatttatttaaataggaaCATGCCTTCAATGTTCTGATATACTTCTATTTCAACTTGAAACAAAGTAAGATGATACATCAGATCTTCAGTCACCTGAATATACAATGAAATATTATCAGCGTTACAAACTGTGAGCTACACCAGTACCATATGCAACTTCATCTAAGGTACAAAGATAGTAATGTAATAAGAGTTTGTACAGAAGCactggcatatatatatatattgatcttaggaaaacaaataagTCCCAAAGACGAGCAAATTGTAAACAGTAATAGTTGCAAgtaatataacttaattaatgaCTCGGCTCACAGAAATATGAGTTGCATAACATGAGCCCAAAAAATTAGGACAGTTACTAGTTTTGCAATCTTGGGCATATTTTCATGTCTGAATGTTACGGAAAGATCTCTATGTATCTGAAATAGACACCACAACATGTTAACATTCTTCTTAAATAGAAGAGAATAAAGATCGAGATGTAGGACTTATAGAACATAAGCAACAGCCAGGAGGCAAATATTtgcaaattaataaaaacaggCTTTAGGAATCTTCAGCCAGAGGTCTTCTCATGGTAAAGTCATGAGATCCCGCCGAACTGTACTGATGAATGTTATCAACATAAGACCGTTCTTTGGAGGCAAATGGTAGATACTCTCCTTCAAAAGGGGAATTCCTGGGGTTCAACCCCATTAATAAGTTCCCCAAAGAGtagaaaattttgagaaaggcTCCCAACATGAGACCAAGGTATTACAAAACAAGCACTCCACTCAATCTCATATATCAACCTTCAGAACCTTCCAACATATTTGATATTTGCATGGTTTGATAAAAAGTCGGATGCTCATCAAATTCTCAGCCCTTTTAAACTAAACAACTACCCTGCTTGAGATGTATTAACTGTTAAGTTGACTTGCAGGCCTTCAGATATATTCCGAAACATGTCTCTTGAGGTGTCTCCAAGCTAATATTGAGACATGCGTGAAATCACCTATACAGCACACCTCCTCATTATAGCTAAAAACCTTTTGAACTAGAAACAGATATATCTTGTATACCAGCTGACATTTGAAGAACATTCTCACTACATTATGTCTAACATGGAAGCACAAATAATTCAGAACTCCTAAGGATGAAATTTGACGCATTgagagagtgaaaaaaaaaaaacacaaatcaacTTTTAGCACCAGCATTGTATCCCAATTCCATTATtctattaatttatttcactctttttcttttcttctctgggTTTCGGTCCAAATTAGCAGATGTAATGTCAATTTCAATAGTAGCTAAAAAACGAATGCTAAAGAAagaaatttgatgaaatctaCAACAAAAGGGTAACACATCAACACCGCAAAGAaactaaattatataaaacCTCAAGAAAATCAGAATCAAAGATTCAAAACAAAGCAACTGTGTTCCGGGATCGATACCTAGCTAAGCACTACTAGAGTGTGAAGGGGCATCACCAATGAGCTTGAATTCCTGCAACTCCTTGAAGTTCAACCATGGCTTCTCCCAAATCTTGGCCTCATAAACTTTCTTCTTCCCACCATCAGTCACCTCCAGCGTTATATAGTACACAGTTCCCGAAACCACCTGCTGTTTCGCGTTCACCACCTTCTGAAACTCCAGAAGCGTATTCTACACCACCAAGCACAACAATATAATTTTAACATAAATAACACCCAGAATTTCAAGATGCTTATGTTAAACTATCATTTATACCAAAAAATTTTGCTAATAAGAAAGAGACGAATTTGATCAATTAATTAGTATTCTAACATTCTCCTGACACGGGTGGGCTCAAACCCGTTAACAAGTGAAATCTAACACGTAGAATATCtaattaaaatgagagataAATGACGGAAAAAATGTTTAAACTTTTACTTTCATATCATAGTAAATGAACACCATTTACCTATttgatcatttaatttatattctaaatCTGCCAGTAACAAATGATATGATAAATAAAGCTTATTATCCAAAACCTCAAGCATATAATCAAGGTCGACCGCATTCCCACATCCTTcacaaaaatttatattttcaaggCCAACTTTAATTGGACAAAGGTTCTGCCTTTATGCACAATTTGcactaatgaaaaaaaagaaagaaaaaaaaaccctaataattgATTAATTACAAAATTTCATAACACAGAGATTAAaggaaagaaattagaaattagAGAACCTGTTTCTTGTTGTGCTCATCGACGGCGAAACGAGCGAGGCCGTCGATCTCCACGCTGTTCTGGCTTCCCCCAACTTCGGTGACTCCTCCAACCTTTGCCATCCTCTTCTTCGACTTGCCTATAACCCAATCAATGCGCGGTTTTTAAATAGGATAGAGGAGAGATTGGCAGGCACGCAGATACTTTAGCGCGTTGGAAATATTGCGGGGCTTTCCGTTGTCAGTTTTGGCGCTGCGTTGACTTCAATCGTCTACAAGCCTTCTCTTCTTATCCTCTGCAGTTGCCAGCTGGCGCCCAATCAGTTGTATGTATCTCTAGGAGAGAGAAGCTACTCTGAACAATACGTGGCGTATGCTGGGCCAATGAGAGTGAGGTCGAACGTTGACATTGTAGGATAGTAGTTGATAGATTTGCGTACACGATAACTCCTCCGCCATCTTGCTTAGTTCCTAAGCATTGCTCTAGTCAAATGAATGGCTGAGGAACGTGTGAGAAGCTATTCATCTTTGTTTTAAAGTTTacgtgttttttaaaataattattagattaaaattaataataatttattttaaatttaatgttaatttttttaaaaaaatatgttttgtctttcttttaattttttaatttttaaatctaTCATCAAATTTGTAAAATTCAAATGTGGTCgtataaatttaatagtgaatttatatatttattgtatgatgatgaacaaaaaatatacaaaaaaaatgatactaaatatttattaattttaaaaatcacattaactTTAAAGTGATAAAAGATGATAAAAAGGATAATATGAACTAAAGGTAAATTTCATATAAACTCTCTAATATGAAATTTCAAGTCTATTTGCCTCATTTATCCACATGTTTGATATTTGTGGTTATCCACTAGAatttgctcattttttttttatggagatAGACAATAGATGgacaaaaaatagaaacaaaacatttttctttatatgtatattccATATTAATCCgttaaaacatatataattaaatttgtgtAATGATTAAAGACTAACACCATCTATTAAGTATAAACCATATAAACCTTATAAGAGACGACCTGTATATTATAAATGTGATCAAATTagtcattataaaaataattgcaaaataaaagataaaattaaagaacttaatatcgatgataaattaaaatctcGACTCTTAAATGAATTATCTGAATCTGGTACAGaatctgaagaattattacaaattaatgATAACAATATTACATCTCAAGATGATGAATATTCTTataatgaaataagattttgCTTATGCAAA
Coding sequences:
- the LOC133877819 gene encoding cysteine proteinase inhibitor-like; translation: MAKVGGVTEVGGSQNSVEIDGLARFAVDEHNKKQNTLLEFQKVVNAKQQVVSGTVYYITLEVTDGGKKKVYEAKIWEKPWLNFKELQEFKLIGDAPSHSSSA
- the LOC133878267 gene encoding uncharacterized protein LOC133878267 isoform X2; translated protein: MQSDEDVGKIAMAVPLLVSKALELFLQDLCDRTYDITLKRGAKTMNSLHLKQCVQTFNVFDFLRDIVSKVPDLGGSDASEDRSVAKKRKVTDEEENDSDDELKRSRMHEAGHTSSSGRGRGRGRGRGRGRGSRTVERELAAQFEKLEDDPDISKNNQSLERLDNGAEAKELEENILGEKSGEGPIRNFDLNLDLNDDGDSAALAAAPASSSAEPIPETKHEEYPGWSVSDMENMAIDPIQLANLGRRIDEEEEDYDEEG